In Helianthus annuus cultivar XRQ/B chromosome 3, HanXRQr2.0-SUNRISE, whole genome shotgun sequence, a single window of DNA contains:
- the LOC110929672 gene encoding uncharacterized protein LOC110929672, whose protein sequence is MSPVKRTNRRSSRSSGTTSRRRKINDAVQRAVEGLLPNLIQTVTQQMHTEVLPDFMQTVMQQMNDARSTQPPPTPSRSPTPPCFSTPPHSPHSPPKGKNVKDLITPPTVDIHKWLSRFQKQQPRSFSVAATPIEAQNWIAHIEKIFEVLGVGDEFKTRLAAYKLEDNAQTWWHTVKHARGGDTFAATLPWDSFKTLFFQQYFPVAFRDEYIREFASIKQREDEPMTEFMERFTRLASFVGPNAGSPAAQAGKFKWALCERIKWLVVNQDFKDITEVANAVQNLEIANRTMKLQYGGDILKNLALTTGQTSTQIPLTGNQKTSSNQNSPPAPQNSQAIVAQTHNQPRKPCSTCGKTHGGVCLKLTGGCFRCKQTGHAIQNCPFPPKDTEKKITTGANAIPANRGGRVFALKVHNKPTEHHGYDVIGREP, encoded by the coding sequence ATGTCTCCGGTCAAAAGAACTAACCGACGCAGTTCACGTAGCTCTGGCACGACTTCTAGACGTCGTAAGATTAATGATGCAGTCCAACGTGCGGTCGAGGGGTTACTCCCAAATCTGATTCAAACTGTCACCCAACAAATGCACACTGAAGTACTCCCTGATTTCATGCAAACGGTTATGCAGCAAATGAATGATGCAAGGAGCACCCAACCACCTCCCACTCCTTCTCGTTCCCCAACTCCTCCTTGTTTTTCAACTCCCCCACATTCGCCACATTCGCCACCAAAAGGCAAGAATGTGAAGGATCTAATTACACCACCCACTGTTGACATTCACAAATGGTTGTCTAGGTTTCAAAAACAACAACCAAGATCCTTTAGTGTTGCAGCTACACCAATAGAAGCACAAAATTGGATTGCTCACATTGAGAAGATCTTCGAAGTTCTAGGAGTGGGCGATGAATTTAAAACAAGGTTGGCTGCGTACAAACTGGAAGATAACGCCCAAACCTGGTGGCATACTGTGAAACATGCCAGAGGCGGTGATACGTTCGCTGCTACACTTCCATGGGACAGTTTCAAAACACTGTTCTTCCAACAATATTTCCCGGTTGCCTTCCGTGATGAATACATCCGAGAATTTGCATCCATCAAACAAAGGGAGGACGAACCTATGACTGAGTTCATGGAGCGTTTCACGAGGCTTGCTAGCTTCGTCGGACCCAATGCTGGATCCCCAGCTGCGCAAGCCGGGAAATTTAAATGGGCATTATGTGAACGTATTAAGTGGTTGGTTGTTAACCAAGACTTTAAAGACATCACTGAAGTAGCTAATGCAGTCCAAAATCTGGAAATAGCAAACAGAACTATGAAGCTTCAGTATGGTGGAGACATCTTGAAAAATCTGGCGTTAACCACTGGACAAACTTCCACCCAAATCCCACTCACTGGAAACCAGAAGACAAGTTCTAATCAGAACTCCCCACCTGCACCCCAGAATAGCCAAGCGATCGTTGCACAAACCCATAATCAACCCCGAAAACCATGCTCCACATGCGGAAAGACCCATGGTGGAGTATGCCTTAAACTCACAGGGGGTTGTTTCAGGTGTAAACAAACTGGACATGCAATCCAGAATTGCCCCTTTCCCCCGAAGGATACTGAAAAGAAGATTACTACTGGAGCGAACGCTATACCAGCTAATAGAGGCGGAAGGGTTTTCGCTTTAAAGGTTCACAACAAACCAACTGAACACCATGGGTATGATGTAATTGGTCGCGAACCTTAA
- the LOC110932046 gene encoding sporozoite surface protein 2-like produces MDPFNNPENPNTPNNPNTPNNPTQPNVFLVPGYYPTLEPNQFSQYSSNAFASFQHSPNQFAQISQNQALQQMMMRGAWNFPPVQPQPIPTPPVQPQPMPTQSEPEDDVPETQPPKGKGKRNKGKQVVGDQPSKPKATKWTPIEEEALAKAFIGTSDNPLKVRF; encoded by the exons ATGGATCCGTTCAACAACCCGGAGAACCCGAACACTCCGAACAACCCGAATACTCCCAACAATCCGACCCAACCTAATGTTTTTTTGGTTCCGGGATATTATCCAACGctagaaccgaaccaattctcgCAATATTCGTCAAACGCGTTTGCTTCATTCCAACACTCGCCAAACCAATTCGCTCAAATCTCCCAAAATCAAGCCCTTCAACAAATGATGATGCGGGGTGCTTGGAACTTCCCACCCGTTCAACCTCAACCGATCCCCACACCACCCGTTCAACCTCAACCGATGCCGACCCAATCCGAACCCGAAGACGATGTTCCCGAAACCCAACCACCTAAAGGGAAAGGAAAACGAAACAAAGGCAAGCAAGTGGTGGGTGATCAACCGTCGAAACCGAAGGCGACTAAGTGGACACCAATCGAAGAAGAAGCCTTAGCCAAGGCTTTCATTGGCACTTCTGACAACCCGTTAAAAG ttCGTTTTTAG